A window of the Lepus europaeus isolate LE1 chromosome 5, mLepTim1.pri, whole genome shotgun sequence genome harbors these coding sequences:
- the MTMR11 gene encoding LOW QUALITY PROTEIN: myotubularin-related protein 11 (The sequence of the model RefSeq protein was modified relative to this genomic sequence to represent the inferred CDS: deleted 1 base in 1 codon), whose amino-acid sequence MWWGGRGQSFNIAPHKEEPEMGLRGPKSDQGGRMPEPRSRRLGGCLASGCLPGEQILAWAPGLRKGLEPELPGTLICTNFRVTFQPHGWQRGQDTPLSSDYDFALVNIGRLEAVSGLSRVQLLRPGSQLKFIPEELLIHGRDFRLLRVGFEAGGLEPQAFQVTMAIVQARAQSSQAQQCLGLPLTKAGQGSDSRKPPIPLLETSEDWEFERKKQGARGWRVSTVNERFDVATSLPRYFLVPSRVLDSEVRRAFGHFHQGRGPRLSWHHPGGSDLLRCGGFYTASDPNKEDIRAVESMLQAGHSDVVLVDSVDELPGLADVQLAHLRLRALCVPDSSVAEDKWLSALEGTRWLDYVRSCLRKASDISVLVTSRVRSVVLQERGDRDLNGLLSSLVQLLSAPEARTLCGFQSLVQREWVAAGHPFLTRLGGTGASEEAPVFLLFLDCVWQLLQQFPAEFEFSEFFLLALHDSVRVPDTLTFLRNTPWERGKQSGQFSSYTQVYTPGYSQPPAGNSVNLQLSVWDWDLRYSNEQILQFHNPGYNPEHGPDSWLPRQQPRFLVPGPPSSVWLFSKGALTPLHQLCPWRESPSLLAVSSRWLPRMAVSSESLADQEWGLPSHWGACPLPPGLLLPGYLGPQIRLWRRCYLRGRPEVQMGLSALTVSGLQDELSHLQELLRKWTPRAFPGDHSKKRDPSTILSHPVEIAGILKGRAAGIWVEGES is encoded by the exons ATgtggtgggggggcaggggccagagtTTCAACATTGCCCCCCACAAGGAGGAGCCCGAGATGGGG CTCCGCGGACCAAAGTCTGACCAGGGTGGCAGGATGCCGGAGCCCAGGAGTCGTCGGCTTGGCGGTTGCCTGGCCTCTGGATGCCTCCCAG GGGAGCAGATCCTAGCATGGGCTCCAgggctgaggaaggggctggaacCTGAATTGCCTGGCACCTTGATCTGCACCAACTTTAGGGTCACCTTCCAGCCCCATGGATGGCAGCGGGGTCAG GACACTCCCCTGAGCAGTGACTATGATTTTGCCCTGGTCAACATCGGGCGGTTAGAGGCTG TGAGTGGCTTGTCCCGAGTCCAGCTCCTGCGTCCGGGGTCCCAGCTTAAGTTTATTCCTGAGGAGCTTCTGATTCACGGCCGAGACTTCCGGCTGCTCAGAGTTGGTTTTGAGGCTGGAGGACTAGAGCCTCAAGCCTTTCAG GTGACCATGGCCATTGTCCAAGCCAGAGCTCAGAGCAGTCAAGCGCAGCAGTGTTTGGGGCTACCACTGACCAAGGCTG gccagggttCTGACTCGAGAAAACCACCTATTCCTCTCTTGGAGACATCAGAAGACTGGGAGTTTGAGCGGAAGAAGCAGGGGGCCAGAGGCTGGAGGGTGAGCACAGTCAATGAGAGGTTCGACGTAGCTACCAG CCTCCCCCGTTACTTCTTGGTTCCTAGCCGAGTTCTGGACAGTGAGGTCAGGAGAGCATTTGGCCACTTCCATCAGGGCCGTGGACCG CGCCTGTCCTGGCACCACCCTGGGGGCAGTGACCTTCTCCGCTGTGGAGGCTTCTACACAGCCAGTGACCCTAACAAGGAAGATATCAG AGCAGTGGAGTCGATGCTACAGGCTGGGCATTCCGACGTCGTCCTGGTAGACTCCGTGGATGAGCTGCCTGGTCTCGCTGATGTCCAGCTCGCCCACTTGAGGCTGAGGGCCCTCTGCGTGCCTG ATTCATCTGTAGCTGAGGACAAATGGCTGTCAGCTCTGGAGGGAACACGATGGTTGGACTATGTCAG GTCTTGTCTTCGCAAGGCCAGCGACATCTCAGTCTTAGTGACATCCAGGGTTCGTTCTGTAGTTCTTCAAG AGCGCGGTGATCGTGATCTCAATGGCCTCCTCTCTTCACTCGTCCAGCTGCTCTCAGCCCCTGAAGCCCGAACACTGTGTGGCTTCCAATCACTAGTGCAGCGAGAGTGGGTGGCCGCTGGACACCCTTTCCTGACCCGGCTTGGGGGAACAGGGGCCAGTGAGGAG GCGCCGGTGTTCCTCCTGTTCCTAGACTGTGTCTGGCAGCTCCTCCAGCAGTTTCCAGCTGAGTTTGAATTCTCTGAGTTTTTCCTTCTTGCTCTTCATGACAGTGTCAGGGTTCCTGACACCCTTACTTTTCTGAGGAATACTCCCTGGGAGCGTGGAAAGCAGAGTGGACAG TTCAGTTCCTACACACAAGTCTATACCCCAGGGtactcccagcccccagctgggaATTCCGTTAACCTGCAGCTGTCTGTCTGGGACTGGGATTTACGCTACAGTAATGAACAGATACTACAATTCCACAATCCTGGCTATAACCCAGAACACGgcccagattcctggcttccgAGACAGCAG CCAAGATTCCTGGTTCCCGGCCCTCCCAGTTCTGTGTGGCTGTTCTCTAAAGGGGCCCTGACCCCTCTACACCAGCTCTGTCCGTGGCGGGAGAGTCCCTCTCTGCTGGCGGTCTCTTCTCGTTGGCTACCCCGGATGGCTGTCTCCTCTGAAAGCCTGGCTGACCAAGAGTGGGGGCTCCCTTCACACTGGGGAGCTTGCCCTTTAcctccagggctgctgctgcctgggtATCTGGGACCTCAGATCAGGCTCTGGAGACGCTGCTACCTGAGGGGACGGCCGGAGGTCCAG ATGGGCCTCTCAGCTCTCACAGTCTCTGGCCTCCAGGATGAACTATCCCATCTTCAGGAACTACTAAGGAAGTGGACACCAAGAGCGTTTCCTGGTGATCACTCCAAGAAAAGAGATCCAAGTACCATTCTCTCTCAT CCTGTTGAAATTGCTGGCATTCTCAAAGGCAGAGCAGCGGGGATCTGGGTTGAGGGAGAGTCCTAA
- the SF3B4 gene encoding splicing factor 3B subunit 4 produces MAAGPISERNQDATVYVGGLDEKVSEPLLWELFLQAGPVVNTHMPKDRVTGQHQGYGFVEFLSEEDADYAIKIMNMIKLYGKPIRVNKASAHNKNLDVGANIFIGNLDPEIDEKLLYDTFSAFGVILQTPKIMRDPDTGNSKGYAFINFASFDASDAAIEAMNGQYLCNRPITVSYAFKKDSKGERHGSAAERLLAAQNPLSQADRPHQLFADAPPPPSAPNPVVSSLGSGLPPPGMPPPGSFPPPVPPPGALPPGIPPAMPPPPMPPGAGGHGPPSAGTPGAGHPGHGHSHPHPFPPGGMPHPGMSQMQLAHHGPHGLGHPHAGPPGSGGQPPPRPPPGMPHPGPPPMGMPPRGPPFGSPMGHPGPMPPHGMRGPPPLMPPHGYTGPPRPPPYGYQRGPLPPPRPTPRPPVPPRGPLRGPLPQ; encoded by the exons ATGGCTGCCGGGCCGATCTCCGAGCGGAACCAGG ATGCTACTGTGTACGTGGGGGGCCTGGACGAGAAGGTTAGCGAACCTCTGCTGTGGGAGCTCTTCCTGCAGGCAGGACCGGTGGTCAACACTCACATGCCGAAAGACAGAGTCACTGGCCAGCACCAAG GCTATGGCTTTGTGGAATTCTTGAGTGAAGAAGATGCTGACTATGCCATTAAGATCATGAACATGATCAAACTTTATGGGAAGCCAATACGGGTGAACAAGGCATCAGCTCACAACAAAAACCTGGATGTCGGGGCCAACATTTTCATCGGGAACCTGGACCCGGAGATTGACGAGAAGCTGCTTTACGATACTTTTAGCGCCTTTGGGGTCATCTTACAAACCCCCAAGATCATGCGGGACCCTGACACAGGCAACTCCAAAGGTTATGCCTTTATTAATTTCGCTTCATTTGATGCCTCGGATGCAGCAATTGAGGCCATGAATGGGCAGTACCTCTGTAACCGCCCCATCACCGTGTCTTATGCCTTCAAGAAGGACTCCAAGGGTGAGCGCCATGGCTCCGCAGCTGAACGACTTCTGGCAGCCCAGAACCCGCTCTCCCAGGCCGATCGCCCGCATCAGCTGTTTGCAGATGCACCCCCTCCACCCTCTGCTCCCAACCCTGTGGTATCATCACTGGGATCTGGGCTTCCTCCACCAG GCATGCCTCCTCCTGGCTCTTTCCCACCCCCAGTGCCGCCTCCTGGAGCCCTCCCACCTGGAATACCTCCAGCCATGCCCCCCCCACCAATGCCTCCTGGGGCTGGAGGACATGGCCCTCCATCAGCAGGCACCCCGGGAGCTGGACATCCTGGTCATGGGCACTCACATCCTCACCCCTTCCCACCAGGTGGGATGCCCCATCCAG GGATGTCTCAGATGCAGCTGGCCCACCATGGCCCTCATGGCTTAGGACACCCCCATGCTGGGCCCCCAGGCTCTGGGGGACAGCCACCACCACGCCCACCTCCTGGAATGCCTCATCCTGGACCTCCTCCAATGGGCATGCCCCCCAGAGGACCTCCGTTTGGATCTCCCATGG GTCACCCAGGCCCTATGCCTCCACATGGTATGCGAGGACCCCCTCCACTGATGCCACCTCATGGGTACACTGGTCCTCCACGGCCCCCGCCCTATGGCTACCAGCGGGGCCCCCTTCCTCCACCCAGACCCACTCCCCGGCCTCCAGTTCCCCCTCGAGGCCCACTTCGGGGCCCTCTTCCTCAATAA
- the OTUD7B gene encoding OTU domain-containing protein 7B, which produces MTLDMDAVLSDFVRSTGAEPGLARDLLEGKNWDVSAALSDFEQLRQVHAGNLLPSFSEGSSGSRSPEKGGSDREAARPPRPILQRQDDIIQEKRLSRGISHASSSIVSLARSHVSSNGGGGGSSEHPLEMPICAFQLPDLTVYNEDFRSFIERDLIEQSMLVALEQAGRLNWWVSVDPTCQRLLPLATTGDGNCLLHAASLGMWGFHDRDLMLRKALYALMEKGIEKEALKRRWRWQQTQQNKESGLVYTEDEWQKEWNELIKLASSEPRMHLGANGANCGGVESSEEPVYESLEEFHVFVLAHVLRRPIVVVADTMLRDSGGEAFAPIPFGGIYLPLEVPASQCHRSPLVLAYDQAHFSALVSMEQKENSKEQAVIPLMDSEHKLLPLHFAVDPGKGWEWGKDDNDNVRLASVILSLEVKLHLLHSYMSVKWIPLSSDSQAPLAQPESPTASAGDEPRSTPESGESDKESVGSSSTSNEGGRRKEKAKRDREKDKKRADSVANKLGSFGKTLGSKLKKNMGGLMHSKGSKPGGAGTGSGASGGTETLEKKKKNSLKSWKGGKEEAAGDGPASEKPTSEATGNGGGKYSQEVMQSLSIMRIAMQGEGKFIFVGTLKMGHRHQYQEEMIQRYLSDAEERFLAEQKQKEAERKILNGGLGSGPPPAKKPEPDGGEEQLTGPPAEAKAGAFSAGYPGGFTIPRPSGGGVHCQEPRRQLAGGPCGGGLPPYATFPRQCPPGRPYPHQDSIPSLEPGSHSRDGVHRGALLPPSFRVADSYSNGYREPPEPDGWAAGPQGLPPTQTKCKQPNCSFYGHPETNNFCSCCYREELRRREREPAGELLVHRF; this is translated from the exons GAAAGAACTGGGACGTGAGTGCTGCCctcagtgactttgaacagctacGACAAGTCCACGCTGGGAACCTGCTCCCATCCTTTAGTGAAGGGAGTAGTGGCTCCAGGAGCCCTGAAAAAGGGGGTTCCGATAGAGAGGCTGCTCGCCCTCCCCGACCCATTCTCCAGCGGCAGGATGACATCATTCAAG AGAAACGCCTGTCTAGGGGCATCTCCCACGCCAGCTCCAGCATTGTCTCCCTGGCCCGGTCCCATGTCTCCTccaatggtgggggtggggggagcagtgaGCACCCCCTGGAAATGCCCATCTGTGCCTTCCAGCTTCCAGATCTCACTGTGTATAATGAAGACTTCCGCAGCTTCATAGAGAGAGACCTCATTGAGCAGTCCATGCTGGTTGCCTTGGAACAGGCAG GGCGTTTGAACTGGTGGGTAAGTGTGGACCCCACCTGTCAGAGGCTGCTTCCTTTGGCAACTACTGGAGATGGGAACTGCCTTCTGCACGCGGCCTCTCTTG GGATGTGGGGATTCCACGATCGGGACTTGATGCTCCGGAAAGCTTTGTATGCACTCATGGAGAAGGGAATAGAGAAAGAAGCATTGAAAAGGCGCTGGAGATGGCAGCAAACACAGCAGAATAAAGAG TCAGGGCTGGTATACACAGAGGATGAGTGGCAGAAGGAATGGAATGAACTGATCAAACTTGCCTCGAGTGAACCCCGAATGCATCTGGGTGCCAATGGAGCCAACTGTGGTGG GGTGGAGAGTTCTGAGGAGCCAGTCTACGAGAGTCTGGAAGAGTTCCACGTCTTTGTCCTCGCTCATGTACTCAGGAGGCCCATAGTGGTTGTGGCAGACACCATGCTGAGGGACTCCGGAGGAGAAG CATTTGCCCCTATTCCCTTTGGGGGAATCTATCTGCCCTTGGAGGTCCCAGCCAGCCAGTGTCACCGCTCCCCTCTGGTGCTTGCCTACGATCAGGCCCATTTCTCTGCACTCGTGTCCATGGAGCAGAAGGAGAATTCCAAGGAACAAG CTGTGATCCCACTTATGGATTCAGAGCATAAACTGCTGCCCTTGCACTTTGCTGTGGACCCTGGAAAAGGCTGGGAGTGGGGCAAGGATGATAACGACAATGTCCGATTGGCCAG TGTAATTCTGTCCCTAGAGGTCAAATTGCATCTGTTGCATAGCTACATGAGTGTGAAGTGGATCCCACTGTCCTCCGACAGCCAG GCTCCTCTGGCCCAGCCTGAGTCCCCCACAGCCTCCGCTGGAGATGAGCCCCGCTCCACTCCTGAGTCTGGGGAATCAGACAAGGAGTCAGTTGGCAGCAGTTCAACCAGCAATGAGGGCGGCAGGCGGAAGGAGAAGGCAAAGCGGGACCGGGAGAAGGACAAGAAGAGAGCGGATTCTGTGGCTAACAAACTGGGCAGCTTCGGCAAGACCTTGGGCAGCAAGCTCAAGAAGAACATGGGCGGCCTGATGCACAGCAAGGGTTCTAAGCCTGGAGGGGCGGGAACGGGGTCAGGGGCGAGCGGTGGCACTGAGACcctggagaagaagaagaagaactcaCTGAAGAGCTGGAAGGGTGGCAAGGAGGAGGCGGCGGGGGATGGGCCGGCATCTGAGAAGCCCACCTCGGAGGCCACGGGTAATGGAGGGGGCAAGTATAGCCAGGAGGTGATGCAAAGCCTGAGCATTATGAGGATTGCCATGCAAGGGGAGGGGAAGTTCATTTTTGTTGGAACCCTGAAGATGGGTCACCGCCACCAGTATCAGGAGGAGATGATCCAGCGCTACCTCTCTGATGCCGAGGAGAGATTCCTGGCAGAGCAGAagcagaaggaggcagagaggaagatcttgAATGGAGGGCTAGGGAGTGGGCCTCCTCCAGCCAAAAAGCCAGAGCCAGACGGTGGGGAGGAGCAGCTGACTGGCCCCCCGGCAGAGGCCAAGGCTGGGGCGTTCTCTGCTGGCTACCCTGGGGGCTTCACCATCCCCAGGCCTTCTGGGGGTGGTGTCCACTGCCAGGAGCCCCGGAGGCAGTTGGCAGGGGGCCCGTGTGGGGGGGGCCTGCCGCCATATGCCACCTTCCCCAGACAGTGCCCTCCAGGGCGACCCTATCCGCACCAGGACAGCATCCCTTCCCTGGAGCCGGGCAGTCACTCCAGGGATGGAGTTCACAGGGGTGCGCTGTTACCACCCTCCTTCCGCGTGGCTGATTCCTATAGCAACGGCTACAGGGAGCCCCCTGAGCCAGATGGATGGGCTGCAGGTCCCCAGGGACTTCCCCCAACCCAGACCAAATGCAAACAACCGAACTGCAGCTTCTATGGACACCCTGAGACAAACAACTTCTGCTCCTGCTGTTACAGGGAAGAACTGAGGAGGAGGGAACGGGAACCTGCTGGGGAGCTGCTGGTGCACAGGTTCTGA